The following DNA comes from Brassica oleracea var. oleracea cultivar TO1000 chromosome C5, BOL, whole genome shotgun sequence.
CAGACCAGCAAAACCAGACGCGCCCTAAAGGATTGAATTCATAGTTTGACATAGCTGTCCAACCAAGTAAAGCCGCTTCCAAAGAATCAGCACAATTACCTTGTTGTACCCTAGTTTCAAACAGACATCCAAACATAAACTTCTCAGCTTGTACCTATCTACGAAGCTCTCTGTGTTTGCGCGGCGAGTTGAACCCCCACATATTCCAGATGAAGAACAAGTCTTTCTTGTGTTGGTCTGATTCTTACCCTTAAGGTCCTTAGCACGAGCTGGGATCTGCTTACTCAACTTAAAACTTGTACCAGTACGGAACCGAGCGGTCTTAGTTGAGTCTTTTGCCTTCAAAGCTACATATTTTGCAACCAGTTCACCCTCTTCAATATCCAAGCCTACATTTTCATCTTCCCCCTTCTCAGCACTAACATCCTCTTCCATCTCATCATTATTTTCCTCCTCCTGCCTTTCTAGAGCTAGTACGCTGAACTTCGAAGGAGAGACTACAACATCACTCTCCTGGTCCTCTCCAACTGAACTCCTCTTCTCAACAATGTCAGATCTACCCACCAAAGCCCACTCTTCCTTCCTCTGCTCAGAACTTACTGAAGTCGATGCATCCCCAACCTCAAACGCTTCCTTTGGATATCACCAACAACATTGCTTCCAAACGTAAGTGGTAACCCCTCAAGTTCGTCTAATAACTCTTGGACCACATTACGCTTCGTACTCTGAAGATCGTTTCTCACTGAACCATCACCATTTATAACCACATCTGAATCCCCCTTATCTACCGCAACCTCCTTACCCTTCTGCATCACTGAGATCTTCTTTGATTGGCAGTTAGAGACTAAATGACCCCATCCATTACAGATGTTACACTTAGGTGGCAACCAGGGATATAAGACCTCAATCATCACCGTCCTTCCATCTCGGTCCAGACAGCTGATTTTCTCCACCAGAGGTTTATTAAGATCCACCTCTACGAGAACACGAGCTGCATCCAACCTGGTACACTTCTTTGTGTGCGGATGTAACTTAACAAAATTTCCTGCTGCTCGACTTAAACATTTCAGAGCCTTATGAGAGAACAAAAGACTCGGTACACCCTTAAGATCAATCCAAATCGGCATGGCAGAGAGGTCCGGGGGATCAAGAGCAGTTTCTGGAGACCACTCGTTAACCACCAATGGGATGTCTGCAATATGCCAATAACGCCTCTGAGTCACTCTTGCACGCATCTGAGGGTTCTCAATCCGGAACAAGACTGTTGTCTTATCAAGAAACTGCACGTCGATTTTGCTTCCCATCTTCGGAGAAGACCAGATCCGATTCACTGTAGTATGGATGGAACCAACATGGGGTGTGTCTCCAATGAAGTAACCAACCACGTAGCACCTCCATAGTGGGTTAGGTTCTACAAGAATCTCGTCGGGTATCTGAATCGAGACTACGTCGTCAACAGCTTCGGAGGGAGGAAGCGGTTCCCCCACTGGTGTTTTCTGCCAAGGAGATCCCGATCCGGGGAGAGGGGGTTTCTCCGCAGTCGAAACCACCACGCCTTGGTCCGTCGTCTCAGACAGGGGAGAGTCGCCGTTCTTGTCGCCTTCGCCATCGCCTAGGTCAGCCGCCATTCTTAGATATTTAATTCGGACTGAGCATTTTATCCGTTAAATTTGATTCGATTCTTTATTCGTTTCGATTCGATCCGAAAAATTCGGATATCTGTACGCCTCCGAAGTAAAGTAAACATTAAAAATCAATATCCATTAAAAGCGAAGCAAATCACAAATACTAAAAAAAATTAGAGGCGGATATCTGATATGCTCCGGCTTATATACATATAGATGTATATCTATAACTAAATATAGAGTTTTAAATGCATAATCTTATACAATTATAATTTAACATATAATTTAAGAGAAAGTATAAAATCTTTAACGAAAACTACAATTTTTCTAAAAATATTTGTTTTATAAGATTTTTTTATTAATTTTAAAAATTCATAAAACACATAGTTTCATTAATTTTTAGTTTATCTTTTGTATTATGTAAATTTTATTTTAAGAAAAAACAAATTTGTGTAATGTTTGGTAGATTTACTTGTATTGTACAAAGTGGATAAAATATCCGTAAACATCCGTGAATATTCGCAAATACCTATAAATTTTTTGAATATCCGTATTTTTTCGAATCAAAGCAAATCGAAAAATCAGATATCCGTGAAGTACGAAGCAAATCATATATACTAAAAAATATGTTACTATCCGATCCGTGCCCACCCCTAATTGTTATACTTTTAGACCTTTAGATAGTTTATTTGGTCACGTGACTGGATGCATAGAGGATTAGTTACATTTTACTGCCGATAGTAGTAAATTTATGCATTGGGATTAGTGTAAACTGGTTTCATGTAATCTAGTTCAATAATTAACAAAAACACGTCCAATTTCTTTGTATCCTTTGTAAAGTTTTGTGAATTTTTTCAAAGATAAAAAATAAGAAATACAAAGATTATTTTTAAATATATGCTAAATATCTTTTTGATAACTGATACGACTTTATCTTTATTTTCTCTTAAATTGTAGTAGCACGTATGTATATCATCAGTAGGGACAGAAAATGACAATCTTTCAACTCTACTGAAATAATTCACGTTCTCATGATAAAAATTTAAACAAGTATGAACATAATCAGGTCATCTCGATGAGTCGTGGACCAAAACTCATAAATTTCTATGTTGGAAAGGTTCGTCCCATCTCTTTCCAAGTGGAATCAGAACTACAGAATCCTAGAAAACAAAACATATGAAGAGTCCTAAAAAGCCTTTCATTCACTTGGTAGACCATATTTGTTGGCATTGTTGCATTTGACTTGATCATTTTTTGGTGTTTGGACCAAATAGATGAGACCTTGTTACGGAGTATGACTCATCGAAGATATATATGGTACTTGCACAACACAAGATTGTGCGAAGAAATGTCTATATATCTTTTTTGCCAACGTTGTGAATTTCATATAAAATATGAGAAGCGTTTGTAAACTTTACGAAAATTTAAAACTAGATGGGCTCACCTTGGCAAAAATAATAAAACAAGGTGAAGCCCTTAGAAAACAAGGTGGTGCATATATCTGTAGATGTGATTCATACATTAACTAATTATTAATGCATGACAAATCAAACATTCGGGGTAGAAGAACAATCAATGCTTTGTGTATCTTTGTTTGAGCGGCGCATACAAGTTTTGTAGCTTTTGCTAGACATGGAGAATTACGAGAACCAAGACTACATATAAAATGCTGATTATGAAAGATCTGGTAGTTTGTGTGTGTGTTTTCTGTATGAAGATTGTGATCATGGTTTGTACTCATATTCGTAGAAACCACTGGAATAAGACGATGTACACGTGTGCCAGAGCTATCTATATTGCGGGATGACACAGTTAAAATTTATATCAATTGAAAACTTACCTTACCTTAAAGATAATTTGCTTATGAAAAGGTATATGTAATTTTTAATAGACATCCCATCCTTTCTTGCTGATTCCGGTGACCGCTCGCGAGATCTGCTCCGGCGTCGTCCGGCGCGTTCGCGCGCGTCCGGCCGCCGGAGGTTTCCCTCCTCCTTGCTCTGTTTTCCACTTTGCTTCCCGGTCACTCCCCTCCGCTGTTGCTTTGTTTCGGGCTCTGGTCAAGCGTCTCTTGCTGATTCCGGTGACCGCTCGCGAGATCTGCTCCGGCGTCGTCCGGCGCGTTCGCGCGCGTCCGGCCGCCGGAGGTTTCCCTCCTCCTTGCTCTGTTTTCCACTTTGCTTCCCGGTCACTCCCCTCCGCTGTTGCTTTGTTTCGGGCTCTGGTCAAGCGTCTCTTGCTGATTCCGGTGACCGCTCGCGAGATCTGCTCCGGCGTCGTCCGGCGCGTTCGCGCGCTCTTTCTACTGGTGTTAGTAGTTGATGAGGTCTCGCTAGGTAAGTTCATCTTCGAGTGCATGGTTGAGCATTTCTTGCTGAAGCTTGGTTTTCACTCTTCTGCCTTTTGTCTCCTTTTTTTTGGTTATATATTAGCTTTAAGAGTGTGTGTTATGTTTATCTTTTAGCTCCGGGTGGTATTTGTTACCTCGCCGGCTCTTGGCTTCGGGTGGTACTTGTTATCTCGCCGACTTTTGGCTTCAGACATTGTCGTAATTGTATGCGTGTAACCGAATGTTTGATATAATCTTAATCTACTAGATGACAAAAAAAGAAAAGGTATATGTAAAACAGTAGAAGCAAAAGAGTAATATTTAGTTTACAGGTTTATGAATAAGACAGTGGATTC
Coding sequences within:
- the LOC106344602 gene encoding uncharacterized protein LOC106344602 — encoded protein: MAADLGDGEGDKNGDSPLSETTDQGVVVSTAEKPPLPGSGSPWQKTPVGEPLPPSEAVDDVVSIQIPDEILVEPNPLWRCYVVGYFIGDTPHVGSIHTTVNRIWSSPKMGSKIDVQFLDKTTVLFRIENPQMRARVTQRRYWHIADIPLVVNEWSPETALDPPDLSAMPIWIDLKGVPSLLFSHKALKCLSRAAGNFVKLHPHTKKCTRLDAARVLVEVDLNKPLVEKISCLDRDGRTVMIEVLYPWLPPKCNICNGWGHLVSNCQSKKISVMQKGKEVAVDKGDSDVVINGDGSEAFEVGDASTSVSSEQRKEEWALVGRSDIVEKRSSVGEDQESDVVVSPSKFSVLALERQEEENNDEMEEDVSAEKGEDENVGLDIEEGELVAKYVALKAKDSTKTARFRTGTSFKLSKQIPARAKDLKGKNQTNTRKTCSSSGICGGSTRRANTESFVDRVQQGNCADSLEAALLGWTAMSNYEFNPLGRVWFCWSDKVVVTKLHSSAQGMLNKFKQIGMTQFQEAVGDCILTDLTHSGVIFTLWNNQEAGPIGKKLD